The genomic interval TGATGAACACATAAGAGACAGCAATAACTAACAACGGAACAGCTAGAAAAAGCAGATTCGATCCTGTTAGGCTGATCACATTGATGGAAATATCTGCACAAGCCAGTTCCAGAATGCCCAGAAGTTCACAGACAAAGTGGTGAATGACATTATTAGTGCAGAATGGTAATTGCACTGCAAGAGATGTCTGCACCAGTGAGTCAACAAGCCCAGCCACCCAGCATCCAACTGCCATGGGCACATAGGTATCCTTGCTCATGATGACAGGATACCTCAGTGGGTAACAGATGGCCATGAAGCGGTCAAGGGCCATCGTGCCTAGGAGGATACATTCTGTGGCACCCATAGCAAAGGAGAAGAACATTTGAATCATACACTCAGGGAATGAAACTCTCTTCCTTACTGTCAGGAAGCTACTAAGAATTAGGGGGACAGAAGAACTTGTGTAGCAGATATCCAGGAAGGAAAGGTTACAGAGGAAGAAATACATGGGAGTGTGCAGGTGGGTGTCATAGATGACTACTGAGATAAGAACTCCATTTCCAAACAGGATCATCAGATACATGCACAAAACTAGCACAAATAATACCGTCTGGAGCTTTGGGTGATCAGAAAGCCCCACCAAGAGAAATCCTGTCAACATAGAGTTATTGGTTCTCTCCATATGACTATGCCTGTCTTCCAGCAGAACTCTAGAGATAATAGAAATgcaaaatttatattatatataatgcaaAGTTTACAAGACACACTTCACAAAATAATCATTATTTGTTGCTCTTGGTTGAGGGACAATGGACTGAACCAGGAAACTTGGTAAAAGGTTGAGTGCGTCTGAGACCCTGGCACCCACATACCCATCTGAGACAGTAGGTGTCTCCTACTAGATCCCTGGTCTGGAACATATGTCACACATCTCACATAGAACGTGTAAGCAGACAGTCACAGCCATGGCATGACAGAGcaagccctttcctcccacaGACACCTAGGCAAAAAGAGCCTGACAAGAAAGGACATCAGATAAAGATCTTGCTgctaaaaattcagaaaaatcacACCTAAAACCCTTGACCCAAAAATGTTCATgcttctttaattatttaaatgtttatttttctccctaacaTTCATACCTTCTAATGTAAAATTGTCCTACaaattttcagtttgtttaaaatttcttttaaggctcaaaaatcatatttaatatacTCCCATAGGTCAAGCCAACTACACTAATAACCATTATTTAATCTTTAATTAACAACCAGTTCCTTTTTATAGACAAGCTGTTATTGCCTGTTCCAGATTCATAATTAACACGacattttcttcctcagccatctAAAACAGATAAACCCCTCAACTCTTCCCTTTGCTTTCCTTAATACGATACAGGGAACTCCTCATTCAAAGGATTCCTTCCAAGACTAAATCCCTCAACCCCCCTTGCCTTTTTCCTAGGACCATAACAACAGAGCATGATGTGCTCTCAAGCAAACTGTCACAGGTTTAAGATAAACCACCTGCCCTGTGCAGACATCTCCCTGCTGGGGTTCTGCGCCCATATGTGGTTACTCTACAGGTTTATCTCtactaaagggaaaaaaacagagcTGCTGTCACAGGACAGATGGAAACTGACCCGCCCTCTCCTTGAACCTGTCTGGGACAGTAAAGCTGCCTTTGTCTAGACACTGTCTGACTGAAGACTTCCAAGATGACAGATCTGGGAACTTCCAGTGACAGATGAACTCTCTTGCCTGAGCCTGGCTACTGAACTTGGGAAAACTTACATGAGGTCTATATAAAACCGAAGTTAAAACCCTCACAAACTGTAAAATCCACTGAACAATTAATTGGTTCAATAACCCCTTGCCTTCCTAGTCCCCACCCCTCGTTGCCTCTTTGGCatatgttatgttttattttgatgcttaCACCCAACCCCACCCAAAATTTTCATTACAAATAACATAAGAGATGTGACTCCAATGACACCTctcctttataaaagaaaaggaggagctGTGTGACAGTGGACCACACCAAGAAACTTGGTAAGAATGAGTGggtttggatgccagcaagtgctggctgacaggagcctaatatagctgtcttctgagaggctctgacagtacccgactaatacagaagtagaggctcacagccatccattggactgcacacagggtccccaatgaaggagctagaaaaaggacccatggagctgaagggctttcagCCCcgtaggatgaacaacaatatgaactaactagtaccctcagagctcccagggattcaaccatcaaccaaagagtacacatggtgggactaatggctccagaagcatatgtatagcagaagatggcctagtcggtcatcaatgggaagagaggcccttggccctgtgaaggttctatgccccagtatagggaaatgccagggccagtaagcataagagggtggggtggtgagcggggggggggggggggggggggggggggggggggggggggacaggggtttgtttttgtttttgttttgttttgttttttctttttttttggaggggaacctgggaaaggagatattgtatgacatgtaaataaagaacacatctcataaaaatattacaataaaaaaagaatgaatgggtCCGAGACCCTGGCACCCACGTACCTACCTGAGATGGTAGGCTCTCTCTGTTGCCCACTAGATCCCTGGCCTGGAACAAGTGCCAAACTGCCCACATGGGAAACGTGACCTGTAATCAAGtacagaacagagttctccatgctaatgaggtacatAGAGACCCTGAGAGTTTAGCCAATAAGTTTCTCTTCCCAGACATTCTATCTTCCAAAAGGTATTTAATatctggtccaccctgaggaggTGGTACGCACACATTTTTCCTAATGAACAACCAATAAATAGTTTGGAGCCAagaactgtctctttcatcagGAACTGCTGTGGGGAGCACAGAGAAGGCCTTAGATTATGAAGCCGCACTTGCAAAAGGCCCCTCTGCCCCCTGTCCCGGACAATCAGCTAAGGATGATCAGCCATGAGCTAAGCCAGAGTTCCCCTTCCCCCAGTCTCAGGCTCATTGTCCTCCTCAGCCCATGGGCCCCACAACTCTTGGAGACTCAGTAGCACCAGAACGTCCAGGAGTTTGGGAGCCCCATGTCCAGCCTTGTCACAAGCCCATGGACCCCTAACCCTTCATTCCTGACTCCTCTGTGATTCCAGTGGTAACTGGATACCCGGTAGCTTGGGAACCCCAGCCTCAGCCCTCCTCATCCTATGCTGTTTTCTCACCCCTTGAGCAGTGTCTTGGCACTTCCCTAAACCGAGCGCCTGATGCCAGCAGAGGGTGTGTAGTCTAGTAGTCCACATTCAAGGACCCACACTTGGCTTGTATTTAGAGGTCACAGCATAAAGTGAAAGCTATTATTTCAACATTGTTAGTTTTCGtttaagaatttttctttgttccttctcagCTTCCCTCCCTTGAACCTTTTTCATACCCCTCACTCGCAAGTTGatagactttttttctttgattatactatgcattacatatgtgtgtatggacatatgtgcatgcaaatatatgtgttAATGAAATCTGCTGAgtccattttgttatttttgtgtattaAGTTTCTCACTGAAAATCTAGTCCTTATATAAGAAATTTCTACTTGAATTTTCTCCATTAAAAGAGCAAATCTTTAGATCCCAAAGAGTTTTAATGTTACATCTCAAGTTCTTGTTTAATTGGCTGGAAGTGAATGCCTAATGGCATggatttctacaaaaaaaaaaagtgctttgttGGGTTTTATTCATAGAACAATGTTTTATCTCAGTTTTTGATAGTTATGAATGGATATCAATAAAGTAAATTAGTGGGTGTCACTGtcaccttttctttgttttcataattactgttttggtttttgtttgtttgcttgcttgttttgctttggtttttgacATTCtagttttggctttggttttggttttagttttggttttgttggcttgtttgtctcctctcttgagaTGAGGACTCACGCTGTAACCCAGGGAGGAAGCTACAGGTAGCCTGGCTGACTTACTAAATATCAGAATCTGTATCTTATATAAATATTGCAATACATAATCTGAATCGTGTTCATCAAACGTTTAAACATGATCATTTAAACAAACATATCAAATAATTGCAAGCCGGGGGTCAGGTAGAATCCTAGTGAGAGGATACACTAGCGTCCTGGAAAGCCTTTCTCCGCATTCAAACTAGGCAGGaggacagtgagatggctcagtggtgcctgccaccaagcctgacaacctggatTCCACAGCCAGGACACATGGGGTAGCTGTAGAGGACCACATCCTACAAGtggtcctctggcttctacaaatacaccatggcatgcatgtgtgtgtggtacatgtgtgtatataggcacacacacacatgcacacatacttaaagaaaaacaaaacaacatgaaagGCTGGATAGGggagagacacatacatatacatgtatatatacatatacatatacacacacacacaaacacacacacacaaatagggaAAAACAGCAGCAAAAGTTGGATTGAACCTAAAGCCCAGCCCTGGGAGCACATTCTAGCTAAGTTCTTTTGGAAATCTGTCTTGACACTATTAATTATGACATTGCTTGTGGACAAAAGAGGCTAGCAACGGATCAGATGTTCATGAACTCAGTAACAACTCTGGCACATGAAGAGGTACCTGACAAAGTTTTAGAATTTGGAATCAAATGAACTAAATATCTACAATAATATAAACAGATTAATGGAAAAAGTGATTTCTAATACATGTAACATAGTAAATAAAATGGaggaattaaaataatatttcaccAGGAGCCATGTGCTGCTTTTAgtgataaatctaaaaaaagtgTGAGTTTGAGGAGAGAAAGTTAATGGAATCAGAGTAGAGGTAAGGATAGGAGGCTTTTAAAACCATGGAAAATAAAACCATagggaagcagaaaataaaacacagaaaaattaacaaaggcctaagtcaaaaaaaaaaggcagagacaggtaaaaACACATGCAACAATTAAAGGAGGTATGCAGATAGGGCGTATTTTTATGGAACACCAATAAAAATGCCGGGTTAGTGGTGGAGACAATCGTGTGTGTAACCACAGAGGAAACTTAACCAATTCaccataaaaacaataaataatgggctggagaagaaagaaaagctctaAGAGAAAAagagtagtttaaaaaaaatgttttcaaaacaatAATTTGTAATCTAAAAGGAAAGGTCATAGAATGGAGAGCTGGTCAGCAAAGGGAGAGAATGAAAAGCAGTTTCCAGGGTCAGTGAGGAGCTGTTCACCCAAGAGTCTGTGGTCTGACTGGAGAGAGGCAAGCATGGCTTCTACCCAGTGTGCCGTCCCTCCTGGTGATATGCTGCCATGCTCATAAcacatacaacaaaacaaaaccaaaacaaacaaatacacaaacccTGGTAGAATATCATTTCTCAAACTGTAGGTCAAAAGACCTTTGGAAGTGTCATATCAAATATCTTGtctattagatatttacattgtgattcataaaagtagcaaagttacagttatgaagtagcaacaaaaaaataattttatagtttggggtcatcacaacttgaggaactgagttaaagggtcgcagcattaggcaggctgagagccactgctgcAGAAGAATCAAAGGGTTGCTCCCCACTGACCTTTCTGTTTCTTATGGTGGATTATGGAACTCTGCTTTATAGCAGAACTTGTGAGTCACTGTAAATGCCTTTCTTTGGAGGAAGCCAATCTCTTCTTGCTTTAGAGAATCCATTTGAGTGTGCGGAGTGTTGGAACAGAATATGGTCATTGGTAGAAGCATCATGGCAGTGCTCTATGGTGAGGAGTATTTGTAGGAAACCATTTACTTTCCCCCAGAAAGCCTCTGAATTGATCAGTGAGTAAACACAGACAGAGTTcaaagggtgggagggagcatgTGGAGAAAGGACTATCAAAGGATTTCATCACATAGTCTTAGGCAATTGACTGAGGCCAAAATGTGTCCTCGGACCATCAAGAGAACAGACAATGTATAGCAGTAATACAGCATTTGGTTGGGTAAGGCAAGGAATGCTGACTTGCAAATCTGTGAGGTATATTAAATGTAAGGTTAAGGAATTGTAATCTGTGCTTGAAACTATTGGGAGACGCCAAAGTTTGACCAGGGGACATTTAGTATGAAAACCCTAGAAACAAATCAATGTAGGGCCATTCTGATGAACTGGCCCCTTCTCATCCACACTCAACTCTCAGCTGCACATTTGTCCTCACTCTTCAGGACAGCCACTCCTTCCTTCTTTGAGGCACAGAAAAAGGAATGTAAAATTCATCTTCTTTAAGTAATAGAGACATAGTTCATTTTAGGTCAACTTGGTATCAGAAGACTTGTATTTTTCTAGAGAAAAAGACAATCTGCCTATTGCCTATGAGGTCTCAGCTCAATTCTGTAAGTGGAAACCAAGTGTCTCTACCTAATTTCAGCTCGAGGGTCAGGCTAAGGCCTTGTTGGGCTCTTTACAGCTAAATGCTAGTTGTACTGAACTATTAAGCCAACTAATGTCATTCATTACATACACTGTATAATTCCCTCTGGGTTTTCTGGTCTCTGTCACTTTTGAGTGTGA from Mastomys coucha isolate ucsf_1 unplaced genomic scaffold, UCSF_Mcou_1 pScaffold18, whole genome shotgun sequence carries:
- the LOC116095320 gene encoding olfactory receptor 13C8, which codes for MERTNNSMLTGFLLVGLSDHPKLQTVLFVLVLCMYLMILFGNGVLISVVIYDTHLHTPMYFFLCNLSFLDICYTSSSVPLILSSFLTVRKRVSFPECMIQMFFSFAMGATECILLGTMALDRFMAICYPLRYPVIMSKDTYVPMAVGCWVAGLVDSLVQTSLAVQLPFCTNNVIHHFVCELLGILELACADISINVISLTGSNLLFLAVPLLVIAVSYVFIIATILRIPSAEGKRKAFSTCSAHLTVVIIFYGTIFSMYAKPKSKDTAGAGHQSVVEAFISLFYGVMTPMLNPLIYSLRNKDVKTAVQNMLGRKTSGKM